The genomic window TGTGGCGGGCAACGCGAGGATCAACTCCGGTATTACCTCGACCTTCCAAAGCGGAAGTGGGCCCATTGCAATGCTTCCGACCGAGGCGAACGTGGACAGCAACCTGCTCGTTCAGGCGAGCGGCAACCTGACCGTGAGCCCGAGCTCTCCTCCTGGGCCGGCGAACTATGCGTTCTCCAGCGGTGCGCTCCATACCGACGGCTTCGTCTTCCCAGGCGGGATTGTGCTGATTGCGGGGAGTACGCTGACTTTAAACACAGTGGTCGACAACGGCTATGCGCCTACGGTGGTCGCGGGCCAGGGGATCTTCTTCCAGGCCCCAACTATCACCGTGGCAAGTGGGGTTTCGGTGATCACCAATGGCAACGCCTGGGTGAACTTCTGCACCCCTCCTTCGACCGTGCCGACGATCTACGGGGTGGCTCGCGTGTCGGCGACCACCTTCAAGATCGTGCTTGATCCGTCCGCCTTCCATATTCGCTGCTTCTAGGCTTCAGGGTGTAGCGAAACGGGTCTGGGGACTCAGGAAAGGGGGGCTCCGGGACCCCGGGCCGCGCTTTCTTGCGCGAAGCGGGCCAGGGCGCAAAAACCGATGATCCTAACGCGGCAGGGTGTAGTGCCAACCCGTCTCATACGGGCTGAACAATTCGGGAGACTGACTGGACCCTTTGCAGGAGCGGCTCAAGCAAGCACAGGTCTCGGCGTACATCGCGAGACTGGGCTCGAGGACCCGGGGTCGGGGCAAAGCTTGCGAAATCGGCCTTCGAGCCAGTCGCGGCAGATCGCCTGGAATGGGGAAGGGCTTCCTCCCAGCGCAGTTCCACCCAGAGGGGAGCATCGCTGACCGCCATCGATGCTGGCCAACTAGGCGCGCATTCTTCGGGAGGCAAAATCCCTCCCGCGAAAGGGGGTGGCGAAGGCGGGGCTCCTCAGGGAGAGCATTTCGGCGATCGAGAGTCCCAAGCTCGCGTTCGCATGGAGAGAGATGAGAGCCGCCGAGGCAAGCAGAAGGCTGAGCATGCTGGGCCATGGGTGAGTAGTCCGGAGTAAGAGGATGTCGGGTCTTGACGACGCTTCGATCCGGAGCTCTCCAAAGTAGCCTCGGTTGCGCTCCCCGGGGGTACGCATGCACAATGGCAGCCGATCGGGGAGGGGCAGGCGCTTCGGTCGACCCGGAGAGCCAAAAGAGGGTCTGCCCCGGGAACGGCTCACAACCCGCGAGTCTTGGCTGGAAGCTCATCGCTCTGGCGGGTTGAGAGTCTCACCTAGAGCGCGATCCCGAGAGCCAGATAGAGACCGAGCAGGATGCCGGCGCCGGCCAGGCAAGCCCCGAGGATCGTGTCGAGGAGAACGAAGCTGCTCTTTTCCAGCTCCGGGCTGTCGATCTGCCGGGCATAGAGGCGGTAGCGGAGCGCCGCCATCCCGATCATGATGGCGCCGAGGGTCAGGAAGGCGAGCCCGATGAGCCGGGTCGCCGGCTCCTGGGCCGCCGCCGGCTGGTTGAGCGCGAGTCGGAGATAGCTCAGAAAGAGGGTAAACTTCTCGAGCAGGAACCCGAATGCCATGAGGCCGATGCTCGTCCGGACCCACGCGAGGAAGGTGCGTTCGTTGGCCGAGTGATCCCCGAAGTTCTTTCTCATCGGAAACCGCCTGTCGGACTGCTGAGGCCATCCCGCGGTCCATCCCGGAAACGGGCGGGGACCGCGCGGCACAGGACCTACAAGCGCTTCAGGAAGCCGATCAACCGCTCAACGCCGCGTTGCAGGCTCTCCATGTCCGTGGCATAGGAGAGGCGCACCGTCCGGTCGTCACCGAAGGCGATCCCCGGGATGGCCATGACCTTCTCTTCCTCGAGGAGACGCTCGGCGAACTGGGTAGAGGAGAGCTTGGTCTCCCCGATCTCGAGCAGGAGGTAGAAGGTGCCCTGAGGGCGAATGAAGTCGACCTTGGGGAGGGAGCCGAGCTGGGTCACCAGGTAATCCCGCCGGCGCTCGTACTCCTGGGTCATGGCCTGCACGCACTCCTGCGGTCCCCGGTAGGCGGCGAGCGCTCCCTTCTGCGCGAACGAGGTCACATTCGAGGTCGAATGGCTCTGGATCGCTTCCACGGCAGCCGCCGCCCAGGGAGGGGAGGCGACATAGCCGAGCCGCCAGCCAGTCATCGCGTAGGCCTTGCTGAAGCCGTTGACCGTGAAGGTCAGCGGATAGAAGGCGGCGTCCAGGGAGGCGACGCTGCAGTGCTTCTGGTTGTCGAACAAGATCTTCTCGTAGATTTCGTCAGAGAGGATCAGGATATCCTCTTCGGCCGCAACGCGCGCCAGCGCCTCGATCTCTTCCCGCGTATAGACCGACCCGGTGGGATTTCCCGGGCTGTTGAGGATGATCATCCGAGTCTTGGGCGTCATTGCGTCGGCGAACTCCTCCGGGGTGATCTTGAAGCCGTTTTCCAGCCGGGTGGGAACCACCACGGGCGCTCCATCGGCGATCTTGACCATTTCCGGATAGCTCAACCAGTAGGGGGCGGGGATGATCACCTCGTCTCCAGCATCCAAGGTCGCCAGCAGGACATTGAGACAGGCGTGCTTGGCTCCGCAGCTGACCGTGATCTGCCCGGGCTCATAGGATAGACCGTTGTCCGTCTTGAGCTTGTCGGCGATCGCCTGCCGCAATTCGGGAATTCCCGACGAGGGAGTGTACTTGGTAAATCCGGCATCCAGAGACCCCATGGCCGCCGCCTTGATGAACTCCGGGGTGTCGAAGTCGGGCTCCCCCGATCCGAGGTTGATAATGTCTACGCCTTTTGCCTGCAGAGACTTCGCCTTGCTCCCCAAGGAAAGGGTGAGCGAGGGCGTAATGCGAGAGGCGCGGGAAGATGGTTCCATTGGACCCTTTCGGTTGATTGACGGATGGCGATGCGGTTATCCGCCGTAGTATTCGGCGACCAGGGAGGAAAAGTCGTTCTCTCCTGGACGCAGGATTTGCATTTCACGGGCGGCGCTCTCCGCCGAGTCGGAAGCGTGAGCGGCATTGACCATGATGTTCTGGCCGAATTCGCGCCGGATCGATCCCGGCGGCGCCTTGGCAGGATCGGTCGGTCCGAGGACCTCGCGAATCCGCTGCACGGCATCGATCCCCTCGTAGACCAGGATCAGGCATTTTTCCTTGCCAGGGAGCCGGCGCTCCGCCTCCGAGCAATCCTTGGGATGATGACCGGTCATGAACTGGACGATCAGGTCGAACTGGTGATCCGCCGACTTGGGTCCAAGGAGGCGTCCGAGCTGCTCCTTCAAGCTAGCATCCACGGTGATGCCCAGAGCGGACTCGAGCAGCTCCTTTGCCTTGTCTCCCGTGGCTCCGACCAGCTTCTCGCGCAGGACCGCCCGGACGGGTCCGTAGAATTCCTCGGCTTCGGCCACGCTCATCCGGTGAATCTTGATTGCGGTGATGGCGAGCCCCGTCTTCGAGAACAGATCGATGACGTTGCCTGGTCGTCCCCCCGGAAACCGGATCGTGTCGGGCTTGAGGATCACGAGCGTGCGCTGGTGGCGCGGATCCTGCAAGGTGGGGAGCGCCGAGGAGACGAGCCCCGAGTCGGTCGGGGCATAGCGGCTCCAAAGGCGGAGCTTGGTCTTCGCTTCCTCCACGGTAGGAGCGGCCAGGACGGCCGGCTCGAAGTAGCGGACCGATCCATCCCGGGCGAAGACCAGATCGGCAAAGGTGTCGCGTACCGTTTCCCCGCCGCTGCTCATTCGGCTGATGTTGCCGACCGCTTCCCGCGTGCGGGCGACGGCGTCGTTCCCCGCGAAGAGGAGGACCATGACCCGGCGCCGGAGCTTCGTTGCCGGGTCGGGAGCGTAGTTTTCCAGGATATAGTCTTGAATCAGCTGTTGAATCTGCCGGTCCTGGGGATCGTTTTCGGTCACGATCATCTTGGCGTACTCCCGGATCAGCTCGTGGCTGGGGGCAAACATCGAGGCACCCACCAGGTCGAGGCTCGTTCGGGTCAGTAATCGGGAGATGATCGCCCCTGTACGCGACTTATGCAGCGAATAGGGGTTAATAATAACGTAACTCAGTTCACGTGCCATAAGAGAGGAAAAGGACAAACGATTGCGGCCTTCGGTCGGCAGGACACCCTAAGCCGTTCTCCTTGGAGGCGTCAATGGGAATTTCATACCGCCAAGGGCAGGCCCGGGTCGATGTCTTGGCTGAGCGAGGGCGGGATTCCGGCGGCGCTCTTCAGGGCGGCTGCGGAGGCGATCATCACCGCATTGTCGGTGCAAAGCGCGGGAGGTGCGATCCGGCAGGAGAGACCAGCATCGGAGCATCCCGCCTCCAACATCTCCCGCAATCGCCGATTGGCGAGCACGCCCCCCGCCGCCGCCAAGGTCCGGAAGCCCCCCTTGCTCGCCGCCCAGAGCGCCTTTTCGCAAAGGGTCCGAACCACCGAATCCTGGAGCGAGGCGGCCACGCTGGAGAGAAAATGGGGGTCGGCCCGTCTTTCGGAATGTTGCTCGAGGAAGTAGCGGACGGCGGTCTTGACTCCGCTGAAGCTGAAGCGGAGGTCGCCCGTTTCGGGAAAGCCGCGGGGAAAGCAAAACGCCTTGGGGTCGCCCTGGCTTGCCAACCGTTCGATCTCGGGCCCTCCGGGGTAGGGAAGGCCGAGCAGGCGGGCAATCTTGTCGAGAGCCTCCCCAGCCGCGTCATCCGAAGTGGAGGACAGGATCCGGTAGCGGTTCCATCCCTCCACCGCGGCCAGAAGCGTGTGGCCTCCACTGGCAACGAGCCCGAGGAAGGGAAAGGGGATCGGCTCCGAGCCCTCGAGGAAAGGGGAAAAGAGATGGCCTTCCAGATGGTTGACGCCGAAGACCGGCAGCCCGAGGGAGGCTCCCATCGCTCGTGCATAGGCGTTGCCGATCAGAAGGGACGAGGCGAGCCCCGGCCCCTCGGTAACGGCGATCCCGCCGAGATCCAGTGGAGAGAGGCCCAGCCTCGCGAGAAGCTGCGGCACGAGAAGAGGCAGGTTGCGTGCATGCTCGCGCACCGCGAGCTCCGGCACGATTCCTCCGAAGGGGCGATGGCGGTTGACCTGGCTCGTCAGCAGGGCGCCGATTCCCCGAATCCTGCCGGACCGCTCCTCGACGACGGCAACCCCCGTCTCGTCGCAGGAGGTTTCGATGCCTAACCAGAGCAGCCTTTCGGCACGGTCGCTTGGAGGGGTGGCATTCACGAAGAAGGGTAGGCCGAATCGACGCCTCGGATGGACGGCCGTCTAGGCCGAAGATCGTTCCGTGGTCCCCGAGGGAGAGGGTCTCCCCGCTTCCTCCCTTCTCGCGTCAGGCCGATGGGTCCGGAACCATTCGATCGTTTCCCGCAGCCCGGTCTCCAGATCGACCCTCGGGATCCATCCCAGCGCCTTTTCCGCGCGGGAGATGTCCGGACGGCGCTGCTTCGGGTCGTCGACGGGAAGCGGTTTGTGCTCTAGCCGTTCCGGGATGCCCGCCAGCCGGCAGATGAGCCGGGCGAACTCGAGAATGGAAAGCTCGGTCGGATTGCCGATGTTTACCGGATCGGCGGCCGCCGATTGCGAGAGAAGGAAGATCCCCTCGATCAAGTCGGTGCAGTAGCAGAAGCTGCGGGTCTGGGAGCCGTCGCCGAAAATGGTGAGTGGCTTTCCTTCCAGGGCTTGTCCGATGAAGGCCGGCACAACGCGGCCATCGTGCAGCCGCATTCGCGGACCGTAGGTATTGAAGATGCGGACGATGTGGGTCCTCACCCCGTGACTCCGGTGGTAGGCCATCGTCAGCGCTTCGGCAAAGCGCTTCGCCTCGTCGTAGACGCCCCGGGGACCGATCGGGTTGACGTTGCCCCAATATTCCTCCTTCTGGGGGTGGACCAAGGGATCTCCGTAGATTTCCGAAGTGGAAGCCAGCAGGAATGACGCCCCCTTGGCCTTGGCTAGCCCCAAGGCGCGATAGGTGCCAAGCGCCCCCGCCTTCAGCGTCTGGATCGGAAGATGGAGATAGTCGACCGGGCTCGCCGGAGAGGCGAGATGGAAGATCTGATCGACCTTTCCGGGAATGTCGAGGAATTCGGAGACGTCTTGGACCAGGAGGTCGAATTGGGACTCGTGCTCGAGATGAGCCAGATTCTTGGGGTTTCCGGTCACAAAGTTGTCGATCCCGAGGACCCGATACCCGGCGCGCAGGAGTCGATCGACGAGATGACTCCCCAAGAACCCTGCGGCTCCGGTGACGACGGCGAAGGCCATGACTGGAGAGTCTAAGGAGCTGCCGAAGAAAGTGCAAACCAGTGCGTTCGCGGGGAGAGCTTTTTGTCGGAATTGCTCTCCCCCTCCGGCCGGCAGGAACGGCGCATGGGGGCAGAACCTATTGCTGCGCTGCCCCTCGATCCTCTCCCGAGGCTAATCGGGCGAAGGCCTGCAATTCCGCATGGGTTCCCAGCGCGATCAGCTCCTTGCCGGCGTCGAGGACGGTCTCCGCGGTGGGCCGGACGGAGAGGGAGCCATCCGGCAACCGGCATCCGACGATCGTGACGTTGAAGCGGTTGCGCAGCTGGGCCTGCGCCAGCGTCTGGCCAACCAGGCATGAGCCCTCCCGGAGCGGAATCTGCTCCAGGAAGAGCTCGATTCCTCCCACGTGAGCGACTTCCCAGAGAAAATCGGCGACCGCCGGTCGAATGAGGCAGGTAGTCATCCGGAAAGCGGCAATCTGATAGGGCAGGACGACACGGTCGGCCCCCGCCTTTTGGAGCTTCCGCTCCGAGGATTCGTCGATCGCGCGCGCAACGATCTGCAATCGCGGGTTCAGCAGGCGCGCAGTGAGGACGATGAGCAGGTTTTCCGCGTCGGAGCTGGCGCAAGCGACTAGCCCCTTTGCCTGCAGGATCCCCGCCGCCGTCAATACGGCTTCGTCCGAGGCCGTTCCCGTGATCGTCGAGATTTCCAAGCTCTTGAGACGCGAAAGGACCGCGGAGTCGGGGTCGATGACGACCACCCGCAGGCCCTGCTCGATCAACTCCTGGGTGACATGCCGCCCGACCCGGCCGAAGCCGCAGACCAGATAGTGACCCGTCATTCCCCTCAACATTCGCCTTTCCCGGCGCGCTTCAAGAAAATCCCGCCATTCGCCGGAGGAGAGGTATTCGATCGCCGTTCCCGCGGCGTAGGCCGCCAGCGCTCCCCCGCCGACAATCAGTCCAATCGTAAAGAGCCGGCCGTGGGGGGAAAGGGGCTGGACCTCTCCAAAGCCCACGGTGCTCAGGGTGATGACGGTCATGTAGAGCGCATTGAGGAGGGACATCCGCTCGATCGTCCAGTAGCCGAGGGTGCCGACGACCACGAGCAGGAGCAAAACGCTCAGTGCGCCCAGAAAATGATGAAAGGGGTGACGAACGGTCGGATGCAGGGGTGCCTTTCCCGAGGGGGCGGAGATCCGAGGGGCGGGCATCGTCTATGGCGCCTCGCGGGCGGAAGGAGCCGCCGGAATCCGGCCGACCGAATCGAGGGTCATGGGCGGTGGTGCGCTCAGAGTATGGGCGCATCTCCCCAAAGATGCTCGAGCTCGTAATGCGCCCGTTCCTTTTCCAGGAAGATGTGAACCAGGAGCGTCCCATAGTCGAGCACGACCCAGTGGCTGGCCGGAGAGCCTTGGAGCGATCGAGGATGGAGGCCGTGAGCCTTCTGGACCTCGCGTTCGAGAGAAGCGGCCAGCGCCTTCAGTTGGGGGGGGGAAGCAGCAGAGCAGACCAGGAAGAAATCGGTAAAGGCCGAAAGATTGCGAAGATCGAGAATGAGGGGCGAGATCGCCTTGCCATCCAGAGCGACATCGCGACAAAACCGCGCCAAGGCAAGCGAGTCTTCCATCACGCGGGGATCTTCTCGTAGAGATGCCGCTTGGCGATGTGAGTGGCCACCGGACGAGGCACAAGATGGCCGATCGGGAGACCGCTCTGCGCCCGGTCGCGGATCTCCGTCGAGGAGATGTCGACGAAATGAGGAGAGGGCAGCAGCGCCATCCCGTTCGCCAGAACGACCTGCCCATACCGGGGCCGCGGCACAATCAAGAAGGTCACGAGCTTGCCTAGCCGTGGGTAATCCCTCCACGAGCGAAGGCTTTTCACCTGGTCCGAACCGATGATCCAGAATAGTTCCGCCGTCGGGAACCGGCGGCGCATCTCTTCCGCGGTGTCTACGGAGTAGGACGGTCCCCCGCGCTCCAGCTCGCAATCCGAAAAGCAAAAGGAGGGCCACCCCCGGACGGCCCGGCGAATCATGGCAAGCCGTTCTTCTCCCGGGGCGACTGGGGGATCCGACTTATGAGGGGAGAGCGCGCAGGGAATGAAGACGACGCGGTCGAGGTGCATCTGCTCGAGAGCATCCCAGGAGCTGATGAGGTGGCCGTGGTGGATCGGGTCGAAGCTGCCGCCGAAGAGTCCGAGGCGGAGAGGGCACGGATGTTTTTGGGCCATGGAGTCGACGTTACGCATCGGAACTTGCTCTTGTTTCCGGAAATCTGTTAGCTTTTTTGTTGGAATCCGTCAAACGGGCCGTGGCGCAGCCTGGTAGCGCGCTTGCTTGGGGTGCAAGAGGTCGCGAGTTCAAATCTCGCCGGTCCGATTGATGCTTCGAGAGCTTTGGTTCTTGCGATCGCGACGTGATCCCTTGTCGGGCGAAAGGGAGGTTTCGATCGTCGAGCGCAAGGGGGAGCGGCTCGACCGGGGGGCTCCGGTCGGCCATGAGGTTCGGGGCACCGCGACTGGCCAGGGCCGAGGCGGAGCCGGTCGCCGCTTTGCCCGGACTTGTGCCGTTACACATTTCCTGGTCGTGTGGGCGAAGAACCGGAGGATCGGCCGGCTCCGGGGCGATGGCGATCGTCGGGGAAGGAACGGCTTGCTTCGCAAGCGGACAAGAGCGGCCCCTTTCGGCCTGCGGGGGCGAGACCCGTCTTCAAGGAGAGGAGCTTTCGATCTCCCGCAGCACTTCCTCCGCGTGGGTCTCCACGTTTACCTTTCCGCTGTGCCAGGTAATCTTGCCGTTTCGAATCAAAAAGGACTGCCGGGTGGCATGACCGTTCCGCTTCGCGACTCCGAAGGCGTCGACGATCTTCCCTTCCGGGTCGGCGAGCAGGGGGAAGGGGAGATGATACTTTTCGGCAAACCGCTTCTGGGCGGGCACCGCATCCATGCTCACCCCGAAGACGCGGACACCGAGGTCGACGAACTTTTGGTAGGCGTCGCGCAACCCGCAAGACTCCTTCGTGCATCCCGGCGTATCGGCCTTAGGGTAGAAGTAGAGAAGCACGGTCCCATTCCGGGAGACTTCTGCCAAGTCTACTTCCTTCCCGTCCTGGTCCGTTGCCAGCACGGCCGGCACGGCCGCGCCCACGGTGAGAGCCTCTGTCGCTAAGTTCGTATTCACGAAAGAATAAAATGCGAAAAGAGTGATGACACCAAGGACTTTCTTTGGGAAAAGGCTCGCCGGCGCAGCACCAGCCGCGCGGGTGGTGGCGGCTTGAGCAGCCGGAGCCTGTTCTCGCCCTCCGCCTGTACGACGAGCCGGAGCGGCGGCTCAAAGAAGCGATTGACGAACGGTTTGCCGCTGGTTTCCAATCGGAGCATGAAGAAGATCGTGATGGTCCTTGTCCTGGCGCTCTTGTCGGGAGGTCGGCTTTTCTCGGCAACGGAGCCTGCGACCGGGGGCG from Methylacidimicrobium sp. B4 includes these protein-coding regions:
- the nadD gene encoding nicotinate-nucleotide adenylyltransferase, coding for MAQKHPCPLRLGLFGGSFDPIHHGHLISSWDALEQMHLDRVVFIPCALSPHKSDPPVAPGEERLAMIRRAVRGWPSFCFSDCELERGGPSYSVDTAEEMRRRFPTAELFWIIGSDQVKSLRSWRDYPRLGKLVTFLIVPRPRYGQVVLANGMALLPSPHFVDISSTEIRDRAQSGLPIGHLVPRPVATHIAKRHLYEKIPA
- a CDS encoding nucleoside-diphosphate kinase: MARELSYVIINPYSLHKSRTGAIISRLLTRTSLDLVGASMFAPSHELIREYAKMIVTENDPQDRQIQQLIQDYILENYAPDPATKLRRRVMVLLFAGNDAVARTREAVGNISRMSSGGETVRDTFADLVFARDGSVRYFEPAVLAAPTVEEAKTKLRLWSRYAPTDSGLVSSALPTLQDPRHQRTLVILKPDTIRFPGGRPGNVIDLFSKTGLAITAIKIHRMSVAEAEEFYGPVRAVLREKLVGATGDKAKELLESALGITVDASLKEQLGRLLGPKSADHQFDLIVQFMTGHHPKDCSEAERRLPGKEKCLILVYEGIDAVQRIREVLGPTDPAKAPPGSIRREFGQNIMVNAAHASDSAESAAREMQILRPGENDFSSLVAEYYGG
- a CDS encoding TrkA family potassium uptake protein, producing MPAPRISAPSGKAPLHPTVRHPFHHFLGALSVLLLLVVVGTLGYWTIERMSLLNALYMTVITLSTVGFGEVQPLSPHGRLFTIGLIVGGGALAAYAAGTAIEYLSSGEWRDFLEARRERRMLRGMTGHYLVCGFGRVGRHVTQELIEQGLRVVVIDPDSAVLSRLKSLEISTITGTASDEAVLTAAGILQAKGLVACASSDAENLLIVLTARLLNPRLQIVARAIDESSERKLQKAGADRVVLPYQIAAFRMTTCLIRPAVADFLWEVAHVGGIELFLEQIPLREGSCLVGQTLAQAQLRNRFNVTIVGCRLPDGSLSVRPTAETVLDAGKELIALGTHAELQAFARLASGEDRGAAQQ
- the rsfS gene encoding ribosome silencing factor — its product is MEDSLALARFCRDVALDGKAISPLILDLRNLSAFTDFFLVCSAASPPQLKALAASLEREVQKAHGLHPRSLQGSPASHWVVLDYGTLLVHIFLEKERAHYELEHLWGDAPIL
- a CDS encoding YidH family protein; this encodes MRKNFGDHSANERTFLAWVRTSIGLMAFGFLLEKFTLFLSYLRLALNQPAAAQEPATRLIGLAFLTLGAIMIGMAALRYRLYARQIDSPELEKSSFVLLDTILGACLAGAGILLGLYLALGIAL
- a CDS encoding UDP-glucuronic acid decarboxylase family protein produces the protein MAFAVVTGAAGFLGSHLVDRLLRAGYRVLGIDNFVTGNPKNLAHLEHESQFDLLVQDVSEFLDIPGKVDQIFHLASPASPVDYLHLPIQTLKAGALGTYRALGLAKAKGASFLLASTSEIYGDPLVHPQKEEYWGNVNPIGPRGVYDEAKRFAEALTMAYHRSHGVRTHIVRIFNTYGPRMRLHDGRVVPAFIGQALEGKPLTIFGDGSQTRSFCYCTDLIEGIFLLSQSAAADPVNIGNPTELSILEFARLICRLAGIPERLEHKPLPVDDPKQRRPDISRAEKALGWIPRVDLETGLRETIEWFRTHRPDARREEAGRPSPSGTTERSSA
- a CDS encoding peroxiredoxin produces the protein MNTNLATEALTVGAAVPAVLATDQDGKEVDLAEVSRNGTVLLYFYPKADTPGCTKESCGLRDAYQKFVDLGVRVFGVSMDAVPAQKRFAEKYHLPFPLLADPEGKIVDAFGVAKRNGHATRQSFLIRNGKITWHSGKVNVETHAEEVLREIESSSP
- the tsaD gene encoding tRNA (adenosine(37)-N6)-threonylcarbamoyltransferase complex transferase subunit TsaD, which encodes MNATPPSDRAERLLWLGIETSCDETGVAVVEERSGRIRGIGALLTSQVNRHRPFGGIVPELAVREHARNLPLLVPQLLARLGLSPLDLGGIAVTEGPGLASSLLIGNAYARAMGASLGLPVFGVNHLEGHLFSPFLEGSEPIPFPFLGLVASGGHTLLAAVEGWNRYRILSSTSDDAAGEALDKIARLLGLPYPGGPEIERLASQGDPKAFCFPRGFPETGDLRFSFSGVKTAVRYFLEQHSERRADPHFLSSVAASLQDSVVRTLCEKALWAASKGGFRTLAAAGGVLANRRLREMLEAGCSDAGLSCRIAPPALCTDNAVMIASAAALKSAAGIPPSLSQDIDPGLPLAV
- a CDS encoding pyridoxal phosphate-dependent aminotransferase, which codes for MEPSSRASRITPSLTLSLGSKAKSLQAKGVDIINLGSGEPDFDTPEFIKAAAMGSLDAGFTKYTPSSGIPELRQAIADKLKTDNGLSYEPGQITVSCGAKHACLNVLLATLDAGDEVIIPAPYWLSYPEMVKIADGAPVVVPTRLENGFKITPEEFADAMTPKTRMIILNSPGNPTGSVYTREEIEALARVAAEEDILILSDEIYEKILFDNQKHCSVASLDAAFYPLTFTVNGFSKAYAMTGWRLGYVASPPWAAAAVEAIQSHSTSNVTSFAQKGALAAYRGPQECVQAMTQEYERRRDYLVTQLGSLPKVDFIRPQGTFYLLLEIGETKLSSTQFAERLLEEEKVMAIPGIAFGDDRTVRLSYATDMESLQRGVERLIGFLKRL